ATGTTCATCGACGAAGCGCGGCTGGCCGCCCGCATCCAGCACCCCAACGTGGTGCCCACGCTGGACGTGGTGGCCCTGGAAGACGAGCTGTTCCTGGTCATGGAGTACGTCCAGGGCGAGGCTCTTTCCAAGCTGATCCGGGCGGCGCGGCGTCGCCAGGAGACGATGCCGCCCCCCGTCGCCCTCAGCATCATGGCGGGCGCCTTGCACGGCCTGCACGCCGCCCACGAGGCCAAGAGCGAGCGCGGAACGCCGCTCAACATCGTGCATCGCGATATCAGCCCGCAGAACATCCTGGTGGGGACCGACGGCGTGGCGCGGGTGCTGGACTTCGGCGTGGCCAAGGCCGCCATGCGCGCGACGTCGACCCGCGATGGCCAGATGAAGGGCAAGGTCAGCTACATGGCGCCGGAGCAGATGCGCGGGCGCGGCGTGGACCGCCGCACCGACATCTTCGCCGCTGGCATCGTGCTGTGGGAGGCGCTGACCGGTCGTCGTCTGTTCGACGGCAACGACCCGGGGGAGGTCCTCGCCAAGCTGCTCGAAGATCCGATCCCGTTGCCCTCCAGCGTGGAACCGAGCTTGCCGCAGAAGCTCGACGCAGTGGTCATGAAGGCGTTGGAGCGGGACGTGAGCCTCCGCTACGCCACCGCTCGCGATTTCGCGACCGCGCTCGAGGAAGTGTCTCGCCCCGCGTTTCCCCGGGAGGTCGGGGAGTGGGTGGAAACCGTCGGAGGCGACGCGCTTTCTCGACGCGCGGAGCAGGTCGCGGAAATCGAGAGCGTTTCCAGCCACGTCGGGCCGCAGGTGCACTCGCCGCCGGACTCACTCCCGGTGGCTGAGGTCACGAGCCAGGTGACGTCGCCGTCCGAGGTGCGCCACTCGATGGTGAGCCAACCGTCCCACGCCAGCGTCCCTTCGGCGGTGGCGCCGGCTCCGAAGCGCGGGCCGTTGATCGCGGTGCTCTTGGGGGTCGCGGCGGCGCTTGGGATCGCCTTCGTGGTGCTGCTGGTGGCGTTGGTGGGACGCCAGCGTTCGCCCAGCGTCGAGGCGGTGAGCACCGGAGCTGCGCCGTCGCCCCCGCCAGTTCAGACCATGGCCCCAGCCGTTCCGCCCCAACCCGCGGTGTCGGAGGTCGCGAGCGCACCGGAGCCGGTGGCCGCACCCAGCGCCAGTGCGCCCGTGGCCAAGCCAAAGCTCGGCACCACCGCCAAGGTGGTCCCCAGAGCCACCAGCAAGCCGGCGACCAAGCCTACGACGGCGCCCACGCCGCCAAAACCCGCGAGCAACTGCAATCCGCCGTACACCGTCGACAAGAACGGTATCAAGCGGCCCAAGCCCGAGTGCCTGTGAGCTATGCTCTGCTCGATGGTGCGTCGTCTTTCCGTATCCGCAGCTATTGGCGTCCTTCTGTTCTCGTCCGTGGCACTGGCCGACCAGAAGGAAGAGTGCGTTACGGCCTACACCAAGGCGCAGGAGCTCCGTAGCGACGCGAAGCTGCGCGAAGCTCGGGAGCAGCTCCTCACCTGTGCTCAGTCGGCCTGCCCGGACTTCATCAAGCGAGACTGCAGCAAGTGGCTCGGCGAGGTGGAGGCCACGCTGCCGACGGTGGTCTTCAGCGCCAAGCTCGATGGCAAGGACCTCACGGACGTGCGGGTCCGGTCCGGCGACAAGGTGATCAGCGAATCCATCGACGGCCGTGCCGTCCCCTGGGATCCGGGCTCCGCCACCTTCGTGTTCGAGAACGACGAGCTGGGCGAGAAGGAAGTCACCCTGATCGTCAAAGAAGGCCAGAAGGCGCAGTCCGTGGAGGCGGTGTTCGAGAGCAAGACCAGCGGCGGGTCCGCGGGTGGAAGCGCCAAGCTCGATACCGGCAGCGCGGACGACAAGACCCTGGCCTACGTCCTCGGCGGCGTGGGGCTCGTGGGTCTCGGTGGCTTCGCCTACTTCGGGCTCAGTGGCAACAGCGACAAGAGCTCGCTGGCCTGCGCGGACACCAAGACCTGCACCGACGAAGACCTGGATCCCATCAAGAAGAAGTATCTGTTCGCCGACATCTCGCTGGGCGTCGGCGTGGTGTCCCTCGGCGTGGCGACCTATCTGCTGCTCTCGCCGTCGAGCAAGACCGAGCCCGCGAAGGACGACACGGCCGTCCGTTTCGACGTGGTGCCCTCGTCGCGCGGCGGCTTCGCCACCGTCAGCGGCGCCTTCTGATCAGAAACCCAGCAGGCGTCCTACCTGGAACACCAGCAGGCTCGCCCCGTAGGCGAGGGCGGTCATGTAGGTGAACAGGAACGCGGGCCAGCGCCAGCTACGCGTCTCTCGGCGCACCACGGCAAGGGTGCTCATGCACTGGCTGGCGAGGGCGAAGAACACCATCAACGAGAGCCCCACCAGGGGGGTGTAGACGGGCTTGCCATCCGCCCGGGTGTCGTGGCGGATGCGCTCCCGAAGCGGCGTGACCGCTTCGTCGCCGTCGCCCACCCCGTACACCAGACCCATGGTGCTCACGAACACCTCACGCGCCGCGAACGCTCCGATCAGCCCCACACCGATCTTCCAGTCGAAACCCAGAGGTTCGAGCGCGGGCTCGATGGCATGGCCGATGCGGCCGGCGTAGCTGTTCTTGAGCTGCTCCGAGGCTTGCGCCTTGGTCCCTTGCACCGCGGCGACGGCGGGCCTGTTCACGTTGGTGTCCGGCTCGTGCTTCGGGAAGTACAACAGCGCCCACAGCACCACGGTGCACGCCAAGATCACCGTGCCCGCTTCCCGCAAGAACACCGTTGAGCGCTCCCACATCATGCGCACCACGCTGCGCATGTTTGGAACGCGGTACGGAGGTAGCTCCAGGATCAGGGGTACCCGGCGGCCCTTGACCACGGTGCGGCCGAGCACGCCCGCCGCTATCAACGCGATGATGGTGGAGAACACGTACATGGCCACCATCAACAGGCCTTGTATGGGGATCCAGCCCATCACCCGGGTGGGTGGAAACAGCGCCCCGATGATCAGCGTGTACACCGGCAGCCGGGCGGAGCAGGTCATCAGCGGGATGACCAGCATGGTGAGCAGGCGATCTCGTCGCCGTTCCATGGTGCGCGTGGCGAGGATCGCCGGCACCGCGCAGGCAAAGCCCGAGAGCATCGGCACGAAGGCGCGCCCGTGTAGCCCGAGGGACCGCATGATGCGATCCATCAGAAAAGCTACGCGCGACATGTACCCGGAGTCTTCCAGGATGCCGATGAACAGGAACAAGAGCAGGATCTGCGGCAAGAACACCAACACGTTGCCCACGCCGCCAATGACCCCGTCCACCAAGAGGTCCCGCACGATGCCGTCGGGCAGCGTGGCCTTGGTGAGCTCCGCCAGCCACTCGAAGCCGCCTTCGATCCATCCAATCGCAGGATCCGCCCAGGAGAACAGTGCCTGGAACAGCACGAGCATGAGCAGGATGAAGAACGCGAAGCCCC
This portion of the Polyangiaceae bacterium genome encodes:
- a CDS encoding protein kinase, encoding MHAAEAAQQAPRIVGRYAIYGEVAAGGMATVHFGRLVGQVGFSRTVAIKRLHPQFAKDPDFVTMFIDEARLAARIQHPNVVPTLDVVALEDELFLVMEYVQGEALSKLIRAARRRQETMPPPVALSIMAGALHGLHAAHEAKSERGTPLNIVHRDISPQNILVGTDGVARVLDFGVAKAAMRATSTRDGQMKGKVSYMAPEQMRGRGVDRRTDIFAAGIVLWEALTGRRLFDGNDPGEVLAKLLEDPIPLPSSVEPSLPQKLDAVVMKALERDVSLRYATARDFATALEEVSRPAFPREVGEWVETVGGDALSRRAEQVAEIESVSSHVGPQVHSPPDSLPVAEVTSQVTSPSEVRHSMVSQPSHASVPSAVAPAPKRGPLIAVLLGVAAALGIAFVVLLVALVGRQRSPSVEAVSTGAAPSPPPVQTMAPAVPPQPAVSEVASAPEPVAAPSASAPVAKPKLGTTAKVVPRATSKPATKPTTAPTPPKPASNCNPPYTVDKNGIKRPKPECL
- the feoB gene encoding ferrous iron transport protein B, with amino-acid sequence MTAAARVIEPDARASRPLVVVVGNPNVGKTTLFNRLTGQNARVGNYPGITVERRVGTLRSSAGDVIELVDVPGAYSLSARSVEEQIAINSVLGFGSEPKPRLAVVVVDAGQLIRNLYLVLQLLELSVPVVIALNMIDEVTDNPPDPAALSALLGVPCVSTDARHGKGMKALAEVIFEALADPPRGRVDLRYPEALRRDADRVADALPKEWRGSVERDRALAMWALTSIEPDDELTDMPEELRDRCLEVQQAAGDRDLDREVIASRYAFLDAHADRLYGRTDRHPKKRASSDRVDKVLLHPVWGFAFFILLMLVLFQALFSWADPAIGWIEGGFEWLAELTKATLPDGIVRDLLVDGVIGGVGNVLVFLPQILLLFLFIGILEDSGYMSRVAFLMDRIMRSLGLHGRAFVPMLSGFACAVPAILATRTMERRRDRLLTMLVIPLMTCSARLPVYTLIIGALFPPTRVMGWIPIQGLLMVAMYVFSTIIALIAAGVLGRTVVKGRRVPLILELPPYRVPNMRSVVRMMWERSTVFLREAGTVILACTVVLWALLYFPKHEPDTNVNRPAVAAVQGTKAQASEQLKNSYAGRIGHAIEPALEPLGFDWKIGVGLIGAFAAREVFVSTMGLVYGVGDGDEAVTPLRERIRHDTRADGKPVYTPLVGLSLMVFFALASQCMSTLAVVRRETRSWRWPAFLFTYMTALAYGASLLVFQVGRLLGF